The genomic DNA AGATTGGTAACCTATTGCATCCAAACCAGAAGTAATACAACCAGAATGTGGAGATGAGGAGCCAACAGGTGTGTATCCAGAAGGTTCAGCCACAGGTTGGTCATCAATACCACTGGGGGAGCATGCAATATAATCAGATGGTTGCGAGGAATAGCTAGTAGAGCTAAAACTGAACACATTAGTTAAGATTAGACTAGCCATGCtcaaagaaacaattagAGAGGCACCTACATGTTCGTTATCCATTTTTGAGGAAAAAATAGAagtgataataataattttgcTCGAACTACTCGTAAAGCTACTTGAAAAACGGCTCGAGATTACGGAAGAGTCGGTAGTAAACCGACTCTCAGTGTCACGGAATGGAAGCGCCTTGAAACTACTAATATCAGGTATGCATTGAGGGGCAAGGCAACCTGAATATGCAAAGAGCATAGTCTTAACTTTCGTAGTACGTAATACTTCGGCATTAATTTGGCCTACCGCTTTGCCACAGTTGAGTGGTCACTGGAGTATTAGCcatgaaaaaatgatcCCTTGTATATCCAGGCCCAAAGTCTAAAATGTACTTCCTGCCAATGGTTGTCACAGCTaatattccattttgaattGACTTGATTTTTAGATTATTATCATGGAACCAAGTTGATGTCTTGCAATTTCTGATTTTTAACGATGTACTGGAGGTTGACGACTAGGCAAATCTGCGAAACATCCTAGTACAATGGCATTTGGTTCTGATGACAAAACAATAGTTTGTTCCTCCACTGAA from Saccharomyces cerevisiae S288C chromosome VI, complete sequence includes the following:
- a CDS encoding uncharacterized protein (hypothetical protein; conserved among S. cerevisiae strains), encoding MLFAYSGCLAPQCIPDISSFKALPFRDTESRFTTDSSVISSRFSSSFTSSSSKIIIITSIFSSKMDNEHVGASLIVSLSMASLILTNVFSFSSTSYSSQPSDYIACSPSGIDDQPVAEPSGYTPVGSSSPHSGCITSGLDAIGYQSSLNEGQSTNASSRFVTKVYSHSALTHIILHLLSILQKFYLQVSTIS